The Danaus plexippus chromosome 17, MEX_DaPlex, whole genome shotgun sequence genome contains the following window.
AAAACAAAGGAAGTTGCAAGATTCTCCAGAAGAAGTGAGTATATAGTTCTTGATCCAATAACataaaaggtttaatattttgatttctcATAAGATTTAcgttggttaaaaaaaaaaaaaaacaatcacaaAGGTTTCAAgttcaaaaatatgattgtgTAATCGCATGTATTTGTCATTCATGCTCATTGTTATCAGTAAACAAcaacatactgtttatagtgGAGCAGTTCATTCAAAAGTTGGCATGAATGAATGTTGAGCTAATAAAcaactttttaatgttaaattattattgtttataagtcTGGagacaaaactattaaaattttaattgtcattTGGAGctgataatgtattttaactgaacataattttagtttatataaaaacaatacttaaATGGTTTCTGAATATGTTAGggtttagatattttttactattatgaACATTAATGAGTAAATTGacagaatatttattcaacataTAAGTGACATCACATGTTACTATGATAATTCCAGAAGCCTAGCCCTGGTGGGGTGCCGGTTTGTGCTGAATGTCTCGGAACAGATGCTAAGAATAGACTCGGAGTCACTGAGGCACTCATCTGCTGTGCCCAGTGTAAATCATACGCTCACCCTACCTGCCTCAACCTGCTTGAATACATCAATTTGACAACATTGAAggtaacacacacacacacacacacatatatatatatatttttagaaattggTAAAAATGCATGAcgatttacatatatgaagAGCATGTGATCATGCCTTAAATGGTCtttgattttgatattatgataaaaattgttagtttgttttcataatattacgTCACAGTCACAGTCCaagacaattaaatataattttttttacatacccTCGCtttgttaataatgaaattataagttaattagTATTGTCTGTCATCTGGTAAATAATAAGGGACAATGATATGATTTTGTATATGCTATAGAAGGTCAAGtttgaaatacatttgtattgtTGTAATTGAGaggaataaaaaacttttatttgcatttaaatttattattcttataagttttatttgttacataacTGTGATAATGTGACTGTATAAGGTATGATAGTTATATTTCCTGTATAATGGCCTTAAAATAGTATGGTTCTATGAAAAATACCCTTgcctttttgttttaatgtgtCAGATCACTATCAGACTATCAATAGTAgccaaatattcatttaaataaacaattaaagtacttatgtattcattatttaagaaaaataaatgcaaatcAAGGTGTAGTTACTTATGACGCATCATAAGCATGCAACATGTActgcaataattaaaatattatgtacattaaaaatataaagtaggtTTACCACTGCATAGAGAATGGTTTGTTGAGGGAAGTAAAATGAGCTGTGAAATGTCTAAAAATAGTTAACTACGTCCAGTGATATctacttaaattatatcactGTGTGGTCTGAGTTTATTTACCTGCATACCAcctgtatttatgtaaaatacaatattgtttCAGAGTGTCCGTTGGTGGTGCGGGGAGTGTTCGCGGTGTAGTTCGTGTGGTTTAAGCGGTGAGTGGGCGTCGCGCTGCAGCGGCTGCCCACGAGCCGCCCACGCACGCTGCCACGCTCCGCCCTGGCGCTGCGACCGCTGCTCACGGACCAGGTCTGTGTAGACAAATAAGTAGCTATTGAAcacaatgttaaatataattaattcgaTATTAGAAGGAACTGCAactcgtaaaaatattaaagcaataaGGGAAATATATGTCATTAATTCAACGCTTGGTACTGTGATTTCAGAATGGCGATGGGAGGGACGCCGAAGAAGCGGAAGTCGAAGACAGCAGCGAGACGCATCGAATCAGACGACGAGCCCTCCGACGGTAATAACTCGCCGTACGCACGCCTGCCGTCCGAACAGAGAATGTCCAAGGAGAAGCAAAAGTTTTTCAAATTCTCCGCTTTTAATCTCGTAAAACGGCGTCGCTGTAGGGAGTCGTCGAGCGAGTTTGAGAGCTGGGGTGGCGTGCGCGTGACGCGGGTGCAACGCCTCGAGCTGACCGTGGAGTCCTCGCCGCCCGTCCCGCCGCAGCCCGAGCCCACCATCTTCGAGCGCCTGGCCACGGACGCGTCGCCCGACGGCGCCTGGGGCTTCGCCGCGGAGGCCCGCAAGCAGCGCCTCGTAGAGTACCCGCCTAAAGTCGTACCCGCGCGGTCGCCGCCCAGCCCGCCCGCCAGGCACAGGCGCAGGAGTAGATGCGGAGATCGTCTCTTAACCACGCTATTCGACGGTCTATCCGAGTTTTATTCTGTTCGAACGGCGTCTCGGTCGCAGTCTCGCCATCGCCCGGTTCGGAAGAACAGTGAGGACCGACAAGTACTTAAAGAGACGAGGAGTACGTTCAAACGGTACCAGGCGTCGCTGAACAGGGAGCCTAGTGATTCCCGGCCCATAGAGGACACTGGCTGTAAGGATGCGGGGCGGGACGATCGATCGAGGGAGAGCGAATCTATAGAGAGAGTGCCTTACGAGGCGAGACGGGCCGAGAGGGGCCGGAGCGTGCGGTCTCAGAGCGGCGCAGAGGGCTTCGGGCTCGGCGGGGAAAAGTTGAGTGCGTCGGCGCTGGTGGTGCGCGCGGCGGAAGGCAAGCGGGGTGGGGCGGGAGTGTGCGCGGGGGCGGGCGAGGACGCTCAGCAGCACAAGCTGGCGCGCGCGCTGGGCCCGGCCACCAATCAGACGGGTAAGCGGGGTTCGGGGGCGCGGTGAAAGTGTCGTGGTGGATCTGACCGTCGCTCGCTCTGATTGATGGCCGGCGCTCCGCTGTCTGTACCGCGCTGTGTCTCTCGTTCTCTGTTCGGACTCGGTGAGTGTGTCGGTTCGTTCCCACTGAGGTATCAAACTCAGGTATCGGCAGTATCCACACATGCACTTTCGCTCGCGCTTCTCGTCGTGGACGcgaacatttaatttttccgCTTGGTGTGTGACTTTCCTCTCTATTCCCGCTGTTTCCGTATTTCGTTTGCATTCCATTGAGTCGTATGGCGTCCGGTTTGTATGTGTAAAGTAAATAGATCGATGCTTGAGTCAAttctattgtattatttttttttgttgcacatttttttactttgtatcAGTATATAACCATATTCATATCCGATCGTCACATGTCATATCACCCCGTGAGATTTCATcggttttgatattattttttacttgcaGAAGGTAAGCGGTTGCCAGCCGGTGTGACTGAGGCCGACGCGGAGTTGTTTAAGCAGGCTCGTGAGGCGAGCGGCGTGGACGGCGGCCAGTCTCCCACCCCCGGCCCAACTCCTGGGGTCGGGCCCCCGCCGCCTCGCTGTCCCTCCGCCATCGAGTTCGGACAGTGGGAGATCGAGACCTGGTACTCCAGCCCCTTCCCGCAGGAATATGCGAGGTACGGATAGTAGATCTATATATGTTAATGGGAATCAGTGTGTAATTAGCattgaaaaataactaatCTTCATGAATACAGACACGTGTCAACGAACATAAAACTAAGACTCTTTTTCTTCCACTAGGAATATACAACATATATGTGTTATCATGTTTCAGGTTGCCAAAGTTATTCCTATGTGAATTTTGTCTTAAGTATGCGAAGAGTCGAGCGGTTCTCATGCGTCACCTGGACAAGTGTCTATGGCGACATCCGCCCGCTACGGAGATATACCGGTGCGGCGACATATCTGTGTTCGAAGTCGATGGGAACGCGAACAAAATATACTGTCAGAATCTCTGCCTCCTCGCCAAACTGTTTCTAGACCACAAGACGTTGTATTATGACGTCGAGCCGTTCTTGTTTTACGTACTGACCAAAAACGACAGCAAAGGCTGCCATCTTGTCGGATATTTCTCTAAAGAGAAACATTGTCAGCAGAAATATAATGTGTCGTGTATAATGACGATGCCTCAATATCAAAGACAGGGTTATGGGAGGTTCCTCATCCATTTCAGTGAGTGGtggaattatttttcataaacatttcATTCAATGTTGTAGATTATATTCTTTCATAGAGTACATTATTAATGATGTTTCGTTTCGTCAGGTTATTTGTTGTCAAAAGAGGAAGGTCAAGCGGGTACTCCAGAGAAGCCTCTGTCAGATTTGGGAAGGGTTTCATATCACGCCTACTGGAAATCGGTGATACTGGAATATCTCCACGACCACAGAGACAAACCGTTCACATTCGAAGACATCGCTCTCTCGACTGGAATGCACATGAATGACATCGCTGTAACATTTCAGCTGCTCGGCTTTGTGAGATACGTTCCCGACAAGGATGATATCAAATTAGGCATTTGTGTAGATTGGAAGAGGGTCGAGAATCACGTGAAGAAGCTGAACAGTAGACCTCGCCTGGAAATAGATCCCGAATGCTTAAGGTGGACGCCATTATTGACGCCGACCATCAATCCCTTCAGATCCCCGGATGAAAATTCAGCAGATCAGGACACAGAAAATGATGAAGAAGAATTGAAAACAGAAAGTGAAAATACGGAAACGGAACCCGAAACGATTCCTTCGAAGTCCAGCGCGAAAACAAAGTCCACTGAAAAAGTCTCGCTAGCACAACCGATAGCCGTCACTTCATCCGGGCGGAAGAGGACGCGACCTCTCAAATATAGCGAAACTACGTATCAAACTACGCCAACGTTAAGTGACGCGACGCGGAAACGAAAACGAGACGGGAATAGAAAGCTCTCCGAGAGCGTCGATGAAGAAAAGAAAGAAGACAGTACACCTCGACGACAGAGGAGCAAGAGTGTCGGTTGTAAGTCTAAAGTCGTACAAGAAGAAGTCATAGAAGATCTACCGAGGAATAGGCGGAAAGCTAAAGAACAAGCGTATGCTTCAGATAGTCAAGAGAGCCAGGAAAGTAATGATGTTCGTACTGAAGAACCCGCACCTGTCAGGACGGGTAAGGCAAAAACGAAACGGAAACTCGCCTGGAGAGGAAGACAGACGAAACGCCAGACGGGGAGTAAAACAGTTACTAGCAATGAATCACCAGTAGCGAAGAAGGCCAAGGTTAATACCGAGGAAAACGTCTGCTACAAAACTGATGACTCCTCACATCCGACTGCTGAACCTGTCGAGGAGAAGACACCAGTAGAACGAAAGGAGAAGTCCGAAAAGGACAAGAATTCAGAAGCAAGCTCAGAAGATTCGTCAGGAGAGGCCGATGACGAGATGGACGTAGACGAAGATAGAGCCAGTGTGCCCAGCAAACCTCCGACACCGCGCTACTTAGAGGAGAACAGCACGGACCATCACACCAGTGACATGGAGTTGGACAGCATACACATAGACTCCCCGAAATCGATTGCTGAAAAAGAGCAAGTGATTAACGACAGCAAAGACAAAGCCGAAGAGGAACCGCCCGCCACAGGGAACGAGTCGCAGGCGGCACACGCGGAAAATAACGACAAGATTACCAAGAATGCCAATGATAGTGACACAATTACCAAGGATGCGAACAGTGACAGAAATTCACCCGCGAAAGTGGTTCTCGATGATAAAGACACAATTGTCATATCAGAATCCGATGACAACAATAGCCAGAGCTGCCCGCTACCATCACCGAAGCCAAATAACATAGCTCCGGCACAAGTCGCCGTATCCGATTCCAAAGATGTTAAAGACGTTGCAGAAAACGAAAGTCCTACTAAAGTTATACCCATAGTGTCCACAGAAAATTCCCATATCGTATTAGACGCGAAGGGTGATGGTAATCCAGTTAAGCCACCGGTGGAGCTTATTGTCCATAGACTGCCTCACTTTGAAACTATCGTCGTGGAGACGGAATCAGACAACGCCCTTTCACCAGCCATAGGTGTGTCTCCCAAGAAGAACGACAAGACGGTCATAAGCGAATCGCCGAAACAAAAGAAATCTccagaaaaaaatacagaatcaGCCTA
Protein-coding sequences here:
- the LOC116771518 gene encoding histone acetyltransferase KAT6B isoform X1; this translates as MSEPDDVGKEVWKRWILEAIHKIRSQKQRPSVERICHAIRQHHNYHEDVVSERLENAVREGVVLKVYNKGQSSYKDPGGLQNKVLRISADVDVSRAVAKAVRELGERDGSSLKTIEKYLRQAYQVSVEENIEVRNILRGAAKRAVARGLLIHHAGNYKAAERPLQASERISKQRKLQDSPEEKPSPGGVPVCAECLGTDAKNRLGVTEALICCAQCKSYAHPTCLNLLEYINLTTLKSVRWWCGECSRCSSCGLSGEWASRCSGCPRAAHARCHAPPWRCDRCSRTRMAMGGTPKKRKSKTAARRIESDDEPSDGNNSPYARLPSEQRMSKEKQKFFKFSAFNLVKRRRCRESSSEFESWGGVRVTRVQRLELTVESSPPVPPQPEPTIFERLATDASPDGAWGFAAEARKQRLVEYPPKVVPARSPPSPPARHRRRSRCGDRLLTTLFDGLSEFYSVRTASRSQSRHRPVRKNSEDRQVLKETRSTFKRYQASLNREPSDSRPIEDTGCKDAGRDDRSRESESIERVPYEARRAERGRSVRSQSGAEGFGLGGEKLSASALVVRAAEGKRGGAGVCAGAGEDAQQHKLARALGPATNQTEGKRLPAGVTEADAELFKQAREASGVDGGQSPTPGPTPGVGPPPPRCPSAIEFGQWEIETWYSSPFPQEYARLPKLFLCEFCLKYAKSRAVLMRHLDKCLWRHPPATEIYRCGDISVFEVDGNANKIYCQNLCLLAKLFLDHKTLYYDVEPFLFYVLTKNDSKGCHLVGYFSKEKHCQQKYNVSCIMTMPQYQRQGYGRFLIHFSYLLSKEEGQAGTPEKPLSDLGRVSYHAYWKSVILEYLHDHRDKPFTFEDIALSTGMHMNDIAVTFQLLGFVRYVPDKDDIKLGICVDWKRVENHVKKLNSRPRLEIDPECLRWTPLLTPTINPFRSPDENSADQDTENDEEELKTESENTETEPETIPSKSSAKTKSTEKVSLAQPIAVTSSGRKRTRPLKYSETTYQTTPTLSDATRKRKRDGNRKLSESVDEEKKEDSTPRRQRSKSVGCKSKVVQEEVIEDLPRNRRKAKEQAYASDSQESQESNDVRTEEPAPVRTGKAKTKRKLAWRGRQTKRQTGSKTVTSNESPVAKKAKVNTEENVCYKTDDSSHPTAEPVEEKTPVERKEKSEKDKNSEASSEDSSGEADDEMDVDEDRASVPSKPPTPRYLEENSTDHHTSDMELDSIHIDSPKSIAEKEQVINDSKDKAEEEPPATGNESQAAHAENNDKITKNANDSDTITKDANSDRNSPAKVVLDDKDTIVISESDDNNSQSCPLPSPKPNNIAPAQVAVSDSKDVKDVAENESPTKVIPIVSTENSHIVLDAKGDGNPVKPPVELIVHRLPHFETIVVETESDNALSPAIGVSPKKNDKTVISESPKQKKSPEKNTESAYEQKKCDMRKETVIHHQNIEESKGPEKKTLNKIETIVQNLDPHRDMTNSMKKPDPPKVDTFNEMDSRKLQMPVTSKESEISFRNDMLHVRKDEIVVSRSIIENTLNNYQNSVSNSMTIQPINCLQLQHSYMNHRTSVSKESQAVQTDKLHVKTSDPNRVINNMPEPPVISKSTTKLEVPHPITSPVVNPVIPKVPNVSDISFLPRCQSANAAVNLGMERPDLDNNFTNSIQSSLSGPINTGQTNSQDKNDPNQKPREKSKLRDVRVNSAHSKIEKTEKKSTKNETPRSTPEPKMFFPDQNAIASHRKTETSVPTNVINSVSVTSKLDTKTSEAPKKQDFFRKEKSSTTKCETKNTIKHDKTCSSQLKAAEQNDFNKMLPKLKYDNELVPKADYAMNQIPSYHTTHAQYAQWPTWDHTRLQGTWDNRFLDMKNNDKNYLEKFQGFNLPQLDQMQKSPQKLHPKYDHNLAYGALSSGLYATTGLPHFKETKAPTSKASECPQKNDCKPTKQSKTTTACQTQCDKKSQSHTNDTQMKQMMQRQVNKQQEVATSCADFRQQSPHLLTSPGCKTPFNQNGPCDKDIDKKARQQKKDESPKDTSKEEMCEAVSPALQSMGVYTPDSTSNSVHSVQYPACELDVSQLGLESPTSISSDLASPCSMMHMHPAPSPQYPHSSIHIPSIMSQPNQPHKQQKINNRNRSTGSAGAASSDKSARGSGTPPARHRVTPPHAPHPPHAPVSHGGSVMQGGGYQGGYLSFQQQQQYHAGWPPSCSLAKLQQMADAPQHPPHTPPATAQYGQQAGTPPAGHYHAPKYYAPAHNQIESPRNTRNAPSNLSPMQHVQMGPGSRMSPNLNTHIISQYGLNGYRVPPQQQFNNLPVQMMNVQPGVQYPGPDPRAQQPNVYAYAGYINPPPPLTMQTLNSTMRR